In Candidatus Defluviibacterium haderslevense, the following are encoded in one genomic region:
- a CDS encoding peptide chain release factor 3: MSFQEELNKRRTFGIVSHPDAGKTTLTEKLLLFGGAIQTAGAVKSNKIKKHATSDFMEIERQRGISVATSVMAFPYRDLQINILDTPGHKDFAEDTFRTLTAVDSVIVVIDVAKGVEEQTEKLVEVCRMRKTPIIVFINKMDREGKDPFDLLDEVETKLGLHVTPLSWPVGMGQSFQGVYSLYEKKFIHFKPHGKQDGEEVITIENTNSEDFKSIIGSRMHGIFLDELNTIETIYPKFNREDYLSGKIAPVFYGSAVNNFGVREMLDCFVEIAPTPLSRETEERIVKPEEEALSGFIFKIHANMDPKHRDRIAFFRICSGIFKRNTNYFHVRLNRQLKFSNPTSFMAAKKEVVDEAYPGDVVGLYDSGNFKIGDALTEGEKLHFKGIPRFSPEIFRYVNNADPSKFKQFAKGLEQLMDEGVAQMFTKEDTQRKIIGVVGALQFDVIQYRLEHEYNAACNYDPINLYKACWVNAKDPKKLEEFIQRRKKDIARDKDLKVVFLAESSWTLKLVQDNFPDVDFYMTSEF; encoded by the coding sequence ATGAGTTTTCAAGAAGAATTAAACAAAAGACGCACTTTTGGCATCGTATCTCATCCGGATGCCGGAAAAACGACCCTAACTGAAAAGTTGTTGCTATTTGGTGGTGCGATACAAACTGCCGGAGCTGTAAAATCTAATAAGATAAAGAAACATGCGACTTCAGATTTTATGGAGATCGAACGTCAGCGTGGAATTTCGGTAGCCACATCCGTCATGGCTTTTCCTTATCGCGATCTACAGATCAATATTTTGGATACACCCGGCCACAAAGACTTTGCTGAAGATACATTCAGAACCTTAACTGCAGTAGATAGCGTTATTGTAGTTATTGACGTTGCAAAAGGGGTTGAAGAGCAAACTGAAAAACTTGTGGAAGTTTGTCGAATGCGCAAGACGCCGATTATTGTTTTTATCAACAAAATGGATCGTGAGGGTAAAGATCCTTTTGATCTTTTGGATGAAGTGGAAACCAAATTAGGTCTGCATGTTACACCCTTATCTTGGCCTGTTGGGATGGGGCAATCTTTTCAAGGAGTCTACAGTCTTTATGAAAAAAAATTCATCCATTTCAAACCTCATGGAAAACAAGATGGTGAAGAAGTAATTACGATTGAAAATACCAACAGTGAGGATTTCAAATCAATCATTGGGTCAAGAATGCATGGTATTTTTTTAGATGAATTGAATACCATAGAAACGATATATCCAAAATTCAATCGTGAAGATTATTTGAGTGGAAAAATAGCTCCTGTTTTTTATGGTAGTGCCGTTAATAATTTTGGAGTTCGGGAAATGCTCGATTGCTTCGTGGAAATTGCACCAACACCTTTATCCAGAGAAACAGAAGAACGAATTGTCAAACCGGAAGAAGAAGCTTTAAGTGGTTTTATTTTTAAGATACACGCCAATATGGATCCTAAACACCGGGACCGTATTGCATTCTTCAGGATCTGTTCCGGGATATTTAAAAGAAATACCAATTACTTTCATGTTAGATTGAACAGACAATTAAAATTCTCGAATCCAACATCCTTTATGGCGGCAAAAAAAGAAGTCGTTGATGAAGCCTATCCCGGAGATGTTGTCGGCTTATACGACTCCGGCAATTTTAAGATTGGAGATGCATTGACGGAAGGCGAAAAACTTCATTTCAAAGGTATTCCAAGATTTTCTCCTGAGATTTTTCGATATGTCAATAACGCGGATCCTTCTAAGTTTAAACAATTTGCAAAAGGATTAGAACAACTCATGGATGAAGGGGTAGCTCAGATGTTTACTAAAGAAGATACTCAACGCAAAATTATTGGTGTTGTTGGTGCACTGCAGTTTGATGTGATACAATATCGATTGGAACATGAATATAATGCAGCATGTAATTATGATCCGATCAATCTATATAAAGCATGTTGGGTTAATGCCAAGGATCCTAAGAAATTAGAAGAATTTATTCAACGCCGTAAGAAGGATATAGCTCGTGACAAGGATCTTAAAGTCGTATTTCTTGCTGAATCTTCATGGACTTTAAAATTAGTTCAAGATAATTTTCCTGATGTTGATTTCTATATGACCAGTGAATTTTAA
- a CDS encoding PorP/SprF family type IX secretion system membrane protein, translating to MLINLNRQILICICISIQLLNAQDLHVTNYNFAKPYFNPAEVGSFSGTIRLGGIYREQFSNFIHKPYQTVLFYMDSPVSNGLRPSHWIGSGLQLSLDRAGDLVVQNIGIMGSLSYHIGLDTKYKNVIALGFQFGNIQRSVNPNRAVFQDQFEGSLGASKDLHFIQDYKDNYQDYNVGLKFTHKLSSYSNFDAGLAVLHLAQPNIRFKDGQIDNPIYRRINLNASYGIDLSDEMSLTPVLYFSKYSNAYNTSVQLLWNYRFFEKSDKKQKIKIPKDYQISLGVGYRIQDAIQFIVGGIYKQWKFGFAYDMTVSSASQFDNYYGAYEVGISRILSYPKKPKVVSKFYCPRF from the coding sequence ATGCTTATAAACCTAAATAGACAGATATTGATTTGTATTTGCATATCTATACAATTACTCAATGCACAAGATTTACATGTAACCAATTATAATTTTGCCAAACCCTATTTTAATCCTGCAGAAGTTGGCAGTTTCTCTGGTACCATTAGGCTAGGCGGAATCTATCGGGAACAATTTTCGAATTTTATCCACAAACCCTATCAAACCGTATTATTTTATATGGATAGTCCGGTGTCTAATGGTCTTCGACCAAGTCATTGGATTGGAAGTGGCCTGCAATTATCTTTGGATCGCGCTGGTGATCTTGTAGTTCAAAATATTGGGATTATGGGATCTCTAAGCTATCATATAGGACTTGATACCAAATATAAAAATGTGATCGCACTTGGATTTCAATTTGGAAACATCCAAAGGTCTGTAAATCCAAATCGGGCTGTTTTTCAAGATCAATTTGAAGGCAGTCTGGGAGCAAGTAAAGATTTACATTTTATTCAGGATTACAAAGACAATTACCAGGATTACAATGTTGGTTTAAAATTCACTCATAAATTATCGAGTTATTCCAACTTTGATGCAGGCCTTGCTGTCTTGCATCTGGCGCAACCAAATATTCGGTTTAAAGATGGACAAATTGATAATCCCATTTATCGCAGAATTAATTTAAATGCATCTTATGGAATTGATTTGTCTGATGAGATGAGTCTTACCCCGGTCTTATATTTTTCAAAATATAGTAATGCATATAATACCTCTGTACAATTATTATGGAATTATCGATTCTTCGAAAAATCTGATAAAAAACAAAAAATAAAAATACCTAAAGACTACCAAATCAGTTTAGGTGTGGGTTACAGAATTCAAGATGCTATACAATTTATTGTTGGCGGAATATATAAACAGTGGAAGTTTGGATTCGCTTATGATATGACCGTTTCTTCAGCATCACAATTCGATAATTATTATGGAGCTTATGAAGTTGGCATCAGCCGAATATTGAGTTATCCCAAAAAACCAAAAGTAGTTTCCAAATTTTATTGTCCTAGATTTTAA
- a CDS encoding PKD domain-containing protein — protein MRTPFYFFILLGISLQYLQAQTSDINKGCIPLNVNFTAPQLSDYYWDFNDGNNASISNANHIFTKPGTFQVNLFEGKNGRLVGTIPITVYADPVITFTGTPISGCSPLHVVFTSSITNDPAITIKDILWSFGDGNSSTLMNPNHTYTNSGKYNVSIRVNTSIAECDKTFLVQEYIQVTGTKAAFTLSKSVGCEIPSTILIANFTKDENGNTYLWDFGNGSTSTLFDPKMIVYNSTGTYKITLKVIDNKGCESTISQSVVVGPPVITLDGQDSFCIQTMGAYKNTTVADSFLWQFSSGANISTSKLKEPKFIYQSSGIKTITLTAYNGSCKTDTTFNVFIDQVDADFTITGPDCLQNTNIILHAKQKGSYTYLWNDSIKGKDVLNYIYHSPQRDSLYRHRNDTIFQSLSITSSIGCYDFKDKYFIHRRPNAILIPSVKEGCAPLKVQFNDASQSMDKIIKWKLFYGDGQIEDKSSDQLGSHDYNKPGEYYVKFIIENIKGCIDTSEGFWIKVGEPIIPTYTIDQTTICLGGTINIKKTNSDPRIDSWHVYSDNGRFSHCWTSNDASHQFVNNPGTFQLQVVSEYNGCFTNAAETKTITVKGAKANIAFMTNCSATHDVMFVSKSLQATQLKWSFGDGQFSTLDSLIHHYDQRGTYKVTLSAIDVSSGCPENVDTKTVHIKEIKAAFLIPEKICDNVLYPLDASASQDVDRDCNKGFLWRFPNHRPREVGKDTIMHGFGKSGYQEVSLVVEDINGCKDSITTGTTVYSITPNFDVDKTNFCIPANLKFTDKTKSDTTLVSWSWNFGSKDQNPNLKFTKDDTVLVILSVKDTIGCVDTIAKTLSIYKPISKIQYSKGLGLCIGETVQFNANDFTSGGSSLQFMWNFGKFGTSNLQNPKIVFDKSGKQKIVLNYEEKGSGCMGTDSIEMDIVKIPEAQFTTALDSIHPICYPAIFELKNNSSTEGIVRYTWSFDNGSTNNLVNPTFAFGKGKHHIQLIVRSIYGCSDTISRDYTLIGPEGKISADKLVLCKGEEAVFSANDLVDVNQIEWDFNDGKIIKGENPVRYRFDSVGSKSVFLVLKSTDTGCEHIDSLAVIVPEIIADFLWIDTLNYCPGLALFKNKSIGADTYEWNFGEGLTSKERDPKVVYKSLGKKSVELIVSDSLTQCRDKITKEIDIEQVLEFYKFPNVFSPNNDGTNDYFNVAVKPAYKDYVEVVQFKVYNRWGKLIYNNDSPNTGWDGRWQGIDAPVEVYAYFIEIRIRDCNSQVSKGNVTIIR, from the coding sequence ATGAGAACACCTTTTTATTTTTTTATACTTTTAGGTATAAGTTTACAGTATTTACAGGCACAAACATCAGATATCAATAAAGGATGCATACCCTTAAATGTAAATTTTACGGCACCTCAATTATCAGATTATTATTGGGACTTCAACGATGGCAATAATGCAAGCATTTCAAATGCCAATCATATTTTTACTAAACCGGGAACCTTCCAGGTTAATTTATTTGAAGGAAAAAACGGGCGACTTGTCGGCACCATTCCAATCACTGTTTATGCAGATCCGGTAATCACGTTCACAGGCACACCCATATCCGGATGCAGTCCACTCCATGTTGTTTTTACATCTTCGATTACTAATGATCCTGCCATCACCATCAAAGATATTTTATGGTCCTTTGGTGACGGTAATAGTTCTACACTCATGAATCCCAACCACACCTATACCAATTCGGGAAAATACAATGTTTCCATTAGAGTAAATACGTCCATTGCAGAATGTGATAAAACTTTTTTAGTTCAGGAATATATTCAAGTAACAGGAACCAAAGCTGCTTTTACCCTATCGAAGTCGGTAGGATGTGAAATTCCGTCGACCATTTTAATTGCTAATTTCACCAAAGATGAAAATGGCAATACCTATTTATGGGATTTTGGAAATGGAAGTACCTCAACACTATTTGATCCAAAAATGATTGTGTATAATTCTACCGGAACGTATAAGATCACCTTAAAAGTCATTGATAATAAAGGATGTGAATCAACAATTAGTCAATCTGTTGTTGTTGGTCCACCGGTTATTACACTTGATGGTCAAGATAGTTTCTGTATCCAAACCATGGGTGCTTATAAGAACACTACTGTTGCAGATTCTTTTCTATGGCAATTCAGTAGTGGTGCAAATATTAGCACCAGTAAACTCAAAGAACCTAAATTTATTTATCAATCATCAGGAATCAAAACGATAACGCTAACAGCCTATAATGGCAGTTGTAAAACGGATACCACATTTAATGTTTTTATTGATCAGGTGGATGCAGACTTCACCATTACCGGACCAGATTGCTTACAAAATACTAATATTATTTTGCATGCTAAACAAAAAGGCTCGTATACCTATCTTTGGAATGATAGTATTAAAGGAAAAGATGTATTGAATTACATCTATCATTCTCCACAACGTGATTCTTTATATAGACACAGAAATGACACTATATTTCAATCATTAAGCATTACATCATCTATTGGATGTTATGATTTTAAGGACAAGTATTTTATACACCGAAGACCAAATGCTATATTAATTCCTTCCGTCAAGGAAGGTTGTGCACCATTAAAAGTACAATTCAACGATGCGAGTCAATCCATGGATAAAATTATCAAGTGGAAGCTATTCTATGGTGATGGTCAGATCGAAGACAAATCCAGTGATCAATTAGGATCTCATGACTATAACAAACCTGGAGAATATTATGTCAAGTTCATCATCGAAAATATCAAAGGATGTATTGACACTTCCGAAGGATTCTGGATTAAAGTTGGTGAACCCATTATACCTACATACACCATAGACCAAACAACTATTTGCCTAGGTGGAACGATAAATATTAAAAAAACAAATTCAGATCCACGTATTGACTCATGGCATGTGTATTCTGATAATGGAAGATTTAGTCATTGTTGGACATCGAACGATGCTTCACATCAATTTGTAAATAATCCAGGGACTTTTCAATTGCAGGTAGTCTCAGAATACAATGGTTGTTTTACTAATGCTGCTGAAACTAAAACGATAACGGTAAAAGGGGCGAAAGCCAATATTGCATTTATGACCAATTGTTCTGCAACTCATGATGTCATGTTTGTCAGCAAAAGTCTACAGGCTACACAGTTGAAGTGGTCTTTTGGAGATGGACAATTTTCAACACTCGATTCACTCATTCATCACTATGATCAAAGAGGTACCTACAAAGTCACATTAAGTGCTATAGATGTATCGAGTGGCTGTCCTGAAAATGTAGATACTAAAACCGTACATATCAAAGAAATCAAAGCTGCGTTTTTGATCCCGGAGAAGATCTGTGACAATGTACTTTATCCTTTGGACGCCAGTGCTTCACAAGATGTGGATCGCGATTGCAATAAAGGTTTTTTATGGCGGTTTCCAAATCACAGACCACGTGAAGTAGGAAAGGATACCATTATGCACGGTTTTGGTAAATCAGGGTATCAGGAAGTCAGTCTGGTTGTAGAAGATATCAATGGTTGTAAAGACTCCATTACTACGGGCACTACAGTGTATTCGATAACCCCCAATTTCGATGTGGATAAAACCAATTTTTGTATTCCAGCAAATCTAAAATTTACCGATAAAACTAAATCTGATACTACACTGGTATCATGGTCATGGAATTTCGGATCAAAAGATCAAAACCCAAATTTAAAATTCACAAAAGACGATACGGTACTAGTCATATTAAGTGTAAAAGATACCATCGGGTGTGTAGATACTATAGCAAAAACATTAAGCATCTATAAACCCATTTCTAAAATTCAATACTCGAAAGGACTTGGTCTTTGTATAGGAGAAACCGTTCAGTTTAATGCCAATGATTTTACCAGTGGTGGATCATCGTTACAATTCATGTGGAACTTTGGTAAATTTGGAACCAGCAACTTACAAAATCCAAAAATAGTATTTGATAAAAGCGGCAAACAAAAAATAGTTCTCAACTATGAAGAAAAAGGATCCGGTTGCATGGGTACGGATTCTATAGAAATGGATATTGTAAAAATACCGGAAGCTCAATTTACCACTGCATTAGATTCTATACATCCTATATGTTATCCCGCCATTTTTGAATTGAAAAACAATTCCAGTACTGAAGGTATCGTCCGGTACACCTGGAGTTTTGATAACGGCTCAACCAACAATTTAGTCAATCCCACTTTTGCATTTGGCAAAGGCAAACACCATATACAACTCATCGTCAGATCCATTTATGGATGTTCGGATACGATTAGTAGAGATTATACCTTGATTGGACCTGAAGGTAAAATCAGTGCTGATAAATTAGTTCTTTGCAAAGGAGAAGAAGCTGTTTTTTCAGCTAATGATCTGGTTGATGTTAATCAAATAGAATGGGATTTTAATGATGGAAAAATCATTAAAGGTGAAAATCCTGTTCGGTATCGATTTGATTCAGTAGGATCTAAATCTGTATTTTTGGTACTTAAATCTACAGATACAGGATGCGAACATATAGATAGTCTTGCAGTAATAGTCCCTGAGATCATTGCAGACTTTTTATGGATTGATACTTTGAATTATTGTCCAGGCTTAGCCCTATTTAAAAACAAATCGATAGGCGCAGATACCTATGAATGGAATTTTGGCGAGGGCTTAACCAGCAAAGAACGAGATCCCAAAGTAGTCTATAAATCCCTCGGAAAAAAATCAGTGGAATTAATAGTCAGTGATTCACTGACCCAATGTCGGGATAAAATTACTAAAGAAATTGATATAGAGCAGGTCCTTGAATTTTATAAATTCCCGAATGTATTTAGCCCAAATAATGATGGAACAAACGATTACTTTAATGTCGCCGTAAAACCAGCGTACAAAGATTATGTAGAAGTCGTCCAATTCAAAGTATACAACCGTTGGGGTAAATTAATATACAATAATGATAGCCCAAACACAGGTTGGGACGGTCGATGGCAAGGCATAGATGCTCCTGTGGAAGTATATGCCTATTTTATTGAAATCAGAATTCGTGATTGTAATAGTCAGGTGAGTAAGGGGAATGTGACGATTATTAGGTGA